One Dysidea avara chromosome 7, odDysAvar1.4, whole genome shotgun sequence genomic region harbors:
- the LOC136259877 gene encoding T-box transcription factor TBX4-like produces MTAQESYRSTSEVSLMSSIPTYSSSSCSSSSQDLSIISGECENRRDIASTLSDGGTEVSSGASGSGQTVHVSLQENELWKQFYLVGNEMILTKAGRRMFPFVVVTPSGLKPGALYTVILHIVCADSFRYKYMDSRWHSINRTDVTHDKSQMEYQHPFTPALGEHLNNHPLDFKTMKLTHHSTSKNGDVLLNTMHKYLVEVHIKETYGEECHPQNDVEKASYVFRFPVTTFITVTSYLSPQLTQLKVDHNPFARGFKKKPDEQDLIPTIASSPLPIIFPPPNPQGLPIASLPSFTSLPYFTSLQSFPTAINPAPVNFYPSLTTYYPDPYDYPVHYSVSNEEQQN; encoded by the exons ATGACAGCTCAAGAAAGCTATCGCAGCACCTCAGAAGTCTCGTTAATGTCCTCTATTCCTACCTACTCGAGTAGTAGCTGCAGTAGTAGCAGTCAGGATTTAAGCATCATCAGTGGTGAATGCGAAAATCGTCGTGACATTGCATCGAC GTTGTCCGATGGCGGAACGGAAGTGTCAAGTGGAGCCAGTGGATCAGGACAGACAGTTCATGTCTCCTTGCAAGAGAACGAATTGTGGAAACAGTTCTATCTCGTTGGTAATGAAATGATTTTGACCAAAGCTGGCAG GAGGATGTTTCCGTTTGTCGTCGTTACTCCGTCGGGACTCAAGCCAGGAGCTCTTTATACTGTAATATTGCACATCGTCTGTGCAGACAGCTTCAGGTATAAATATATGGACTCCAGATGGCACAGCATTAACAGAACAGATGTGACGCATGACAAAAGTCAAATGGAGTATCAGCACCCATTTACCCCTGCACTGGGAGAACACTTAAATAATCATCCATTAGATTTCAAGACCATGAAATTGACACACCACTCAACAAGCAAGAATGGAGAC GTTTTATTAAACACAATGCACAAATATTTGGTGGAGGTACACATTAAAGAAACATATGGTGAAGAATGTCACCCCCAAAATGATGTTGAGAAAGCAAGCTATGTCTTTAGATTCCCAGTCACTACCTTTATTACTGTAACTTCTTACCTTTCACCACAG TTAACACAATTGAAGGTGGATCACAATCCCTTTGCTAGAGGTTTCAAGAAGAAACCAGATGAGCAGGATTTAATACCAACAATTGCATCCAGCCCATTACCCATTATCTTCCCTCCTCCAAACCCACAAG GTCTGCCAATTGCATCACTGCCATCTTTCACATCACTGCCATATTTCACATCACTACAATCTTTCCCGACTGCCATAAACCCAGCTCCAGTCAATTTCTACCCTAGTCTTACCACTTACTACCCAGATCCTTATGACTATCCAGTCCATTATTCAGTCAGTAATGAAGAGCAACAAAACTGA